Genomic segment of Mycolicibacterium psychrotolerans:
GCCGCGGCCGCGTCCTCGAGCCCGATGGTCCGCTCGATGAGCTCCTGTGGCCGCAACTCGCCACGCTCGATCATCGCCAGCATCGGGGGGTAGTCAGCCGCCCCCATCCCGTGGCTTCCCAAAACGTCGATCTCCCAGGCGATCACGCGATCCATGGGCAGACGCGGGTGACCGTGCACCGGCGGTAGCAGACCCACCTGCACATGCCGGCCGCGTCGGCGAAGACTGAGGATCGCGCACGCGCACGCCGCTTCATTGCCCACCGCGTCGACTCCGACATGACTTCCACCGCCGGTGATCTCGTGAACCCGTGCAGCAATGTCGTCACTGTCGACGACCAGGGTGTGGTCGGCCCCCAGCGCTTCGGCCGCGGCCAGGGCGCCGGGCGTGCGATCGATCGCGATCACGTTGGCGCCCAGCGCCTTACCGATCATGACCGCGCTCAGCCCCACCCCGCCCGCGCCGACCACGGTCAGCCACTCCCCTTTCGACAGGCCGGCGCGGCCGGTGAGCGCCCGATAGGCGGTGGCGAACCGGCAGCCCAGGCTCGCGGCCGCCGCGAACGAGACGGATTCGGGAAGAGCAACGAGGTTGGTGTCGGCAGCGGGCAGAGCGACGTACTCGGCGAACGAGCCCCAGTAGGTGAAGCCCGGCTGCTCCTGACGGGGACAGACCTGCGCGTTGCCGGACCGGCACCATGCGCATCTGCCGCAGCCGCACACGAACGGCACCGTCACCCGGTCACCGACTGTCCACCGCGTAACGCCGGCGCCGACCGACTCGACGACGCCGGCAAGTTCATGGCCCGGAACGTGCGGAAGCGTGAGATTCTCATGACCGGCCCACGCGTGCCAGTCACTGCGGCACAAGCCTGTTGCGCGCACGTCGACCACGACGCCGTCGTGCGGCGGCGTCGGGTCCGGTACGGTCCGGATCTCGAGTGGACCGCCGATGCGATCCATCACCATTGCGCGCATCCGTCCAGTCTGACGGTTACGGCTCACGGTGGCACGGTGCCGGCTCAGATACCCTCGCCAAGCATGGGCATCCCCGAGGTCGAACCGACAGCGCCGTCGCCGCTGTTCAAGGCAGGCGCCAAGCTGATGGGCACCGACGCCGCGCGCCGGTTCCTCAAGCGGTACGGCTGGCGCATCGACCGGGCCGTCATCAAGCTGACGAACGGGCACGTCTCGATGTCGCTCGTGCTTCCCGAAGTGCTGCTCACCCACACCGGCGCGAAGACAGGTCAACAGCGCAGCACGCCGCTTACCTACTTCACCGATCGCGGCCGGGTCATCACCATCGCCTCCAACTACGGCGGCGAGCGCCATCCCGCCTGGTACCACAACGTCAAGGCGCATCCGCACGTCACGCTGTCGGCACGCGGCTACAGGGGCACGTTCGTCGCCGAAGAGATGACCGGCGCCGAACGCGACCGGCTGTTCGACTTGGCGAAGCGGTTCGTGCCGAACTATGCCGACTACGAGCGGATGGCCGGCGGACGGCGGATCCCGGTCGTGGCTTTCACGGAGACGACGTTTCGGCCGCCAGCCGGGCCAACGTGTCGCTGAGCTGGTCCTCGGTCACCAGCGGGAACTTCACCTTCTTCAGCAGTTCCTTGTCGGTGACTTTCGACCAGTCGTAGGTGTGGCGGACCAGGGTCTCGTTGGGGCCCTGGGCTTCCAACTCCCACAGCCATTCCCAGCCGGGAGGCTCGGTCCCGGCGGGCGCCGTCTTCCACGCCAGAAGCTTGTCCTTGACGTACCCGGAGACGTGGTTGTCCGTCTTGTACTCCCCGCCCATGTGGTCGCCCTGCATGTTCATCGTGAACACCTCGCCGACCTTCTGGATCCGGTCGGCGTGGTCCACGCTGCGGATGAATCCGGATCCGTCGAGCGCCGGATGCCGCTGGGGATTCGACAGCACGTCGAAGACCGCGTCGGCGGGCGCGTCGATGCTTCGTTCAACTGTGACTTTGTTGTCGTCGCTCATGTCTCCGGCATGCCCGCACCCAGCCCGTGCCCAAACCTGTCCCGCAGCGGCGGTAGCGTGGTGCCGATGAAATTCCGGAGCCTGCCGCCCTCGTTCACGTTCGCCGTCTGCGCCGTATCGATCGCGGCACTGACCGCTTGCGGCTCCGCGCCCTCGTCGGAAGCGCAGGCGCCGGCCTGCCCGACCGCCGCGCCTGAGAGTGCCGGCACGCCGGAATGGACGCTGCCTGGCACGACAGGCAGCGTCGCCGTCACCGGATCGACGGACACCGCAGCTCCCGTGGTCACCGTGACGCCACCGTTCAGCGTCGCGGAGACGCGGGTGCACACGCTGCAGGCAGGCTCCGGACCAGTTGTCGCCGACACCGCAACCGTGTCGGTCTGCTACATGGGAGTCAACGGTCGCGACGGCTCGGTGTTCGACAGCAGCTACCAGCGCGGCACCCCGGTGGATTTCCCGCTAAACAGCGTGGTGCCCGGCTTCCAGAAGGCCATCGCCGGTCAGAACGTCGGATCCACCGTCGCGGTCGCGATGAACTCCGCGGACGGCTACCCCGAGGGCCAGCCCGGCGCCGGCATCCTGCCCGGCGACTCACTCGTCTTCGCGATCAAGATCCTCGACGTCACCGGCTGAGTTCCGTCACGGCAGCACCTCGCCGCGACGACGCTCCTCCCACAGCGCCATCCGGGTCCGCGCCGCCTCTCCGAGCGCATCCATCACCAACGGGATCAGCAACTCGGTGAGCAGGAATCCTGCCGACATGCTCTGGTACACGGTGCCGACGGTGCTCGACGCGGCCAGCACCACCTCGGCGTCCGGCGCCACCGGACAGGCCATGTCGTCGGTGATCAGCAGCAGGGTCGCTCCGGCCCGGTGCACGTCGGCCGCCAGCTCTGCGGCGCTGCGGTGATAACGGTGATAGTCGAACAGCACCACGACATCTCGCCGGGTCAGGTCCATCATCGTGCCGAGGTCCCTGCCCTTCGGGTCCGACAACAGCCGCACCCCGGGGCGCAGCTGCTCGAGATGGGCCGCCAGGTACACGGCGAGCAGATGGGAGAACCGGCCGCCGTGCAGGTGCAGCGGGCGCGACGCGTCGGCCATCAGCGCCACCGCGGCCTCGAGCATGGGTGCCGGCAGTCGCGCCAAAGTCTCTTCAGCGCAGGCGTTCTGAGCCCGCGCCTGATGTAGGAGGCGGTCGAGCGGACTGCCTGCCGGCGGTGCGTCGGCCAGCCGCGTCAAAGGGCCGCTGGACTGCTGGGTGAGTTCGGCCCGCAGTGCCACCTGCAGGTCGGTGAAGCCGTCGTAGCCGAGCGACTGCGCGAAACGCAGCACCGTCGGCGGACTGACCTCCGCACGCTCGGCGAGCCGGGCGGCACTGGCCAAGCCGGCGCTGGGGTAATCGGCGAGCAGCGCGCGGCCCACCCGCCGTTCGGCGCGGCTGAGCCAGGCCAGCGCGGCGTTGGTGCGGGCCGCCACCGTCTCGCCGCGTTCGTCCATGCAGGTCAATCTGCCATGATCGGCACGACCGTCACCGACAAGTCCTCCAGCGACACCGCCGCGACGCTCTCGGGCGGGAGCGGGCTCCAGTCCAGATCTCCGAACCCCGTCGAACCGATCACCACGGTCGCCTCGTCGGGCCGGGCGATCCTCAACGAGAAGTAGTCCTCGAGGTGCTCGGCCGGTAGATCGGTGGCGCTGATCTCTTCGATGTCCTCGTCGAGCAGCCTGCTCCTGGCGTGGGCGTGCACCGCGATGAGGTGGCCCTCCCCCAGCATCAGAGCGTTCAGGCTGGCGTCGGGGTAGATCTGCCGGAGTTCGGCGACCGTCCGCCGCACCGCCTCGACGAGATCCGGTGCCGCAGGCCGATGCTGGCGCATCAAGGCGAAATAGCGTTCGCTGTCGGTGGTGCCGCGCAGCGTCGCCGCCATGCTCGGTTCGAGCAACGCCTCGAGTGCGCCGATCGGTTTGATGGACCCGTTGTGGGCCATCGCCAACCCGTCGGCGGCGAACGGATGCGAGTTCTCCGGCTGTACGGCCAGCCCGTTGGTCGCCCATCGCAGATGCACGACCGACCCCCGGGCGGACTCTTTGGTCGCGGTGCCGAAGCGGGGGTCGTCCAGGGCGCTGTCGGCGGAAACCTCCACGCGTGGTGTGTCATCAGCGTCGCAGACCGATGCCACTCCCCAGCCGTCGCCGTGAATCTTGGTCAGCGCAAGGAAGTCCGTGAGCACCGAGTCGCCGACGGTGTCGGCGACCGAGGTCGGCAGCACCGACGCGACACCCAGCAGACGGCACATCCGCATCTCCGTTCACCCGACGACACGATCTAATGAATCGATCATAAAGGTCGGGAATTAAAGACGCTGAAACATTTATGACATAGCGTGAATCCCGACACCAACCGTTGGAGGAAGTTCGTTGCCCATGGGACACCCCGACCTGCGTGCTGAGGGCGTGGCCATCGTCGCCGGCTCGGTGACCGATCTGGCCGGCGTCACCAGAGCCAAGTACGTGCCCGCCTCGCGGCTGGACGCCTTTGCGCGCTCGGGGATGGGGGTCTCCCCCTCCTGGAGCGTCTTCTGCGTGGACAGCGGCATCGCGTTCACCCCGACCATCGGCGTGGCCGGCGACCTACGGATCCGCATCGACCCCGACGATCTGCGGGTCGTCGAGGACGGGGTGGCGTGGGCGCCGGGTTCTTTGAACGACCAGTACGGCCGGCCGGCTCCGCTGTGTACCCGCACGCTGCTCGCCCGATATGAACGCGCCGCCGCCGACCGTGGCCTGGACGTCCGCATGGGCGCGGAACTGGAATGCACCATGCTCGCGGCCGACGGCGGCCCGGCCACCACCGAGGCGTGGTCTCCCTACGGCATCAGGACCTCGCTGGACCGGTCGGCATTCCTTGTCGACCTGGCCGGCGCCGCCGAGCGCGCCGGCCTGCCGGTCGAGCAACTCCACACCGAGTACGGCCACGATCAGTTCGAGATCTCGCTGGCCCCCGATACGCCGGTGGCGGCCGCCGACGCCGTCATCCTCGCGCGGATCGTGCTCAGCCGCGCCGCGGCCCGGCACGGACTGCGAATCTCGTTCTCGCCGGTGCCTTTCGACGGTGCCGCAGGCAACGGCGCACACCTGCACCTGTCGCTGTCCGACGCCGACGGTCCGCTGCTCTCCGGCGGGGACGGTCCGCGCGGGCTGCGCACCAGCGGTGCCGCCGCCGTCGCCGGGGTGCTCGACACCCTTCCCGACCTGATCGGTCTCTACGCCGGATCGGCCGTCTCGGCGCTGCGGCTCAAGCCCGGCAACTGGGCCGGAGCCACCGCATGCTGGGGGTTGGAGAACCGGGAGGCGGCGGTGCGGTTCATCGCCGCCACCCCCGGGAACCCGCACGGCGCCAACATGGAGCTGAAACTCATCGACCCCAGCGCCAACCCCTACCTCGCCGCCGCCGGATTCCTCGGCAGCGCACTGCGCGGGATCGACCGCACCCTCGACCTCCCCGAGGAGATTCCGGAGAACCCGGCACAGTCCGGTGTGCCGACCCGTCCCCTCCCCCCCGCCCAGCGGGAGGCGCTCGACACCATGGAGACCTCCGAGGCCGCCGCCGAGTTGCTCACCCCGGAAGTTCTCGACGCCCTTGTCGCCGTGCGCCGCTACGAATGCACGACGTTCGGCGACTTGCCCCCCGCTCAGATCTGCGACGCCCTCCGGCTCGCCTGGACCTGCTGAAGTGAAGGAGAACCCCATGACATCGGAAGCCGCGGAAACCTCAGAGCAACCCGACCAGATCCCGCACCGCCGGCTGCCGTTCTGGGTCGCGCTCGCGTTGTCGGTGGCACTGGTCGGTCCGACCCTGGCCATGTCCGGCAACGGCCAGGGCCTGATCGGGACCGTCGGCAAGTCCATTCCGCTGGTGTTCCTGATCGGTCTGGTCGGCGTCTCGCTGGTCGGCTACAGCTTCGTGCGGCTCACCCGGCACCTCAACCACGCCGGATCGGCCTACGGGCTGGTGGGCGGGACGATCGGGCCGCGCACCGGCTTCTTCTCGGGCTTCGCGATGCTCGGCGCCTACTGGGGCTTCTCGATCGGCACGCTCGCGTTGACCGCGGCCTTCGTGAACTCGTTCATCGCGGCGCTTCAGCCCGGCAGCGACAACCCCTACCAGGTCCCCTGGCTGCTGGTCGTGGTGATCGGCGCTGCCATTTCGTTCCTGTTGTCCGGCAGGGACATCCAACTGCTGGCCAAGATCCTGCTCGCCATCGAGGGCATCGGCATCCTGGCGATGATCGTGCTCGTGGTGGCGATCTTCGCCAAGGGCGGCGCCCCCTCGACGGGCATCGACTTCTCGGTGTTCTCCTTCTCCGGCGGCGTCTCCGCGTCGGCGGTGCTCGCCGGCGTGGTGGCGGCGTTCCTGTCCTGGGCCGGATTCGAGGCGTGCGCGTCGATGGGCGAGGAGACCGACGACCCGAAGCGCAACATCCCCCGAGCCCTGGCCGGAACACTGATCCTCACCGGCGTGCTGTTCGTCGTCGTGATGTTCGCCCAGGTGGTCGGATTCGGCACCGACGCAGCGGGACTCGAGGCGTTCCAGGGTTCGGGTAACACGCTCGGCGATCTCGGCGGCACCTACATCGGCCAGTGGTTCTCGCTCGTGATCATCTTCACCGCGATCGTCTCGGCGTTCGGCTGCCACCTGGCGACCTCGGCGACGTCGGGCCGCATGCTCTACGCCTTCGGCCGTGACGGATTCGGCCCGAAAGCGTTGGCGCACATCCATGCCGACACCGGCGGTCCGCGCCGGGCGACCTGGCTGGTGGTGGTGGTCGCCCTGGTGGTCGATCTGATCTGCGGGGCGATCGGCTGGCCCGACATGGGCACCGGCAATCCCGCGATCGACACCTATTTCCTGTTCGCGGTCGCCGGCTCGGTGTGCCTGATGGTGTGTTACCTGCTCGTCGAGATCGCCGCGGCCTACTTCGTCGGCGCGCCGAAGTTCAGGTCGGTGCACGGTGGCACGGGCAAAGTGCCCGGCCTGGCGCTCCCCCTGCTCGGTGCGGTCGTAATCGTCACCGTGCTGTGGTTCAACGTCAAGGACGCCGACAGTTGGTCGGCCGCACCGCTGCTCGGTCTGTACTGGTGTGTGCTCGGCCTCGTCATCGCGGTCGCGCTGTCCGGCATCGCCAAACGCGTGGGCGAATCGCTGGCGGTCGAACTCGAGCTCGCGCCACGCGGCGCCGGTGCGGCCGAACCGACTCGCCCCGCGTGAGCACGCTCTACGCCCGCGACGCGGCCGCCATCGCGGGCATCGAGAAGCTGCGGTTCTTTCCGCTCGAAGTGCAGTCCGGACACGGGTGCACGCTCACCACGCCCGACGGCCGTGAGCTGCTCGATCTGTCCGCGACGTGGACGGCCTCCGGGCTGGGGCACGGTCACCCCGCGGTCGTGGAGGCGGTCAGTCGCGCGATCCGGGACGCGCCCGGATCCGGCGGACTGTCGGCGGTGCACCCCGACTCCGTCGGGCTCGCCGAAGACCTGCTCGCGTTGGTGCCCGGCGAGGGTGAACGCCGTGTCTACCTCGGGCACGCGGGCTCCGACGCCAACGACGTCGCGCTGCGCGCGTGCCGGCACGCGACCGGGCGGCGCACCGTGGTCGCGTTCGAACACAGCTACCACGGTGGGGTCGGCATCGCGATGGGCGTCTCCGGCGTGCACGTCGACGCCGGCGCACCCGCCGATCCCGACGCGGTGTTCCTCTCCTACCCCAACCCGTTCCGGCCCGGCCCGGACGGTGTCGAGGCCGATGTCGAAGCCTGCCTGGCGCTGGCCGAGCAGCACCTGGGCGGCGGTCGCGTCGCGTGCCTGATCGTCGAACCGATCCTGTCCGACGGCGGCTTGGTGGTGCCCCCGGACGGCTTCCTGGCGCAGCTGCACGAGGTGTGTCGCCGGCACGGGGTGCCGATGATCTGCGACGAGGTCAAGATGGGCCTGGGCAGGCCCGGCACCCTGCACGCCTTCGAGCACGACGGCGTGGTGCCCGACATCATCACGTTCGGAAAGGTGATCGGCGGCGGGCTGCCGCTGTCCGCCGCGGTCGGACCCGCCGAGATCCTCGACAACCCGCCCGCGGCCGCGCTGCTGACGACGGCGGGTAACCCGGTGTGCGCCGCTGCGGGACGCGCAGTCCTCAAGGCCATCGTCGACGAAGGCCTCGTTGACAACGCCGCCACGGTTGGTGCAGCGCTGGCGGATTCGCTGCGCGGACTGGCCGACTCCCCCGGCGGTGACCGGATCGGCGACGTCCGCGGCCGGGGTCTGGCCATCGGCGTGGAACTGGTGGACCCCGCAACAGGTGACCGGGACCCCCGGCTGGCCGCCGCGGTGGTCTACCGTGCTTGGGAGTTGGGTGCGGTCGTCTACTACGTCGGCGGCAACGTCCTCGAGATCACCCCGCCGCTGGTACTCACCGAGAGCCAGGCGACGCAGGCGGCGGAGATCCTCGGGGCGGCGATCGGCGACGCGGCCGCAGGGAAGGTCGACGCCGAGGAGGTCGCGAAGTATGCCGGCTGGTGAACTGCAGGACGTGTTCGACGGCATCGAGACGCAGGTCCCTGACGGCCTCGCCGACCACCTGCGCACCGTCACCCTGATCGACCACCACGTGCACGGCACCTTCACCGAAGCCGTGGACCGGGCCACCTTCGAGTTCTCGATCAACGAGGGTTCCAACGATCCGGTGCCGTCCTGGATGACGCAGTTCGACTCGCCCCTCGGACTGTCGATACGGCGTTGGTGCGCACCACTTCTCGGCCTCCCGCCCCGTGCCGACGGCGAGGAGTACTGGAAGCGCCGCTGCGAGTTCGGTCCCGACGAGCTGGCGACGTCGATGTTGCCGGCCGCCGGTGTGTCACGTTGGATCGTCGACACCGGCTTCAAGGGTGACCGGATCACCTCGCACGGCCGTCTCGCCGAACTGGCCGGTGGGCAGTCCTCGGAGATCGTGCGGCTCGAACGGGTGGCCGAGGATCTGCTCGAGGACGGGACCGCACCGGAGGACTTCCCCGACGCGATGCGCGCGGCTCTGGCACGCGCGGCCGACGACCCGGTGGTCGTGGGCACCAAGACGATCGTGGCCTACCGCACCGGTTTCGACATCGACTGGAGCGTGCCGACCGACGCCGACGTCGTGACCCGCGCCCGGGAGCTCCTCGCCCGGCCGGGCGCGCCGCGCATCGACGACCCGGTACTGATCGCGTTCGGTGTGCACGAGGCCGCCGCCCACGGCCTCCCGATCCAGGTGCACGTCGGGTTCGGCGACCGTGACCTGGATCTGCACCGCTGCGACCCTCTGCTCCTCCTCCCGCTGTTGCGCAGCATGCCGACGGTGCCCGTGCTGCTGCTGCACTGCTACCCGTTCCACCGCCAAGCCGGTTATCTGGCACAGGCTTTCGATCATGTGAACTTCGACGTGGGGCTGGCGATCAACTACCTGGGGCCCCGCTCGACGGGCCTGGTGGCGGAGGCGCTGGACACGGCGCCCTTCGCCAAACAGCTGTACTCGTCGGACGCGTTCGGCCCACCGGAGCTGCACGTGCTGGGGTCGGTGCTGTGGCGGCGCGCCATGGGGCTGGTGCTCGGCGAGTGGGCCCGGACAGGTGACTGCGCCGAGGCCGACGCGATCCGCATCGTGGACATGATCGGCGTGAGCAACGCGCAGCGCGTCTATGGGCTCTGACCACACCCGCGCGCCATTGTTCGCCTCGCTGCGCGAGTTCGTCGATCGCGGGCAGGCGCCGTTCTACTCTCCCGGTCACAAGGGCGGCCGCACGCTCGACCCGTGGCTGCGGGAGAACATAGCCGCACTGGATCTGAACAATCTGCCCGACACCGACACGCTGCACTGCCCGGAGGGGCCGATCCTCGAGGCGGAGCGGCTGATCGCCGATGCGTGGGGCGTGCCGCAGAGCTTCGTGATGGTGCAGGGGTCGACGGGCGGGAACATCGCGGTGGCGCTGACGGCGCTGCGCCCCGACGAGCCGGTTCTGGTTGCGCGCAACGCCCACAAGTCGGTGCTGGCGGGCCTGGTTCAGGTGGGCGCCCGGCCGGTGTGGCTGGAGCCGCGCTGGGATGCCGAGTTCGGGGTCGCGCACGGACTCGACGCCGACGTCGTCGAGCGGGCCTTCCAGACATCCGGAGCCAAGGCCCTGTGGGTGCTGCACCCGACCTACTACGGCACGACCGGTGACATCGCCGCGCTGGCCGAGGTGTGCCGCCGCTACGGGGCACGGTTGCTCGTCGACGGTGCGCACTCGCCCCACTTCGCGTTCCACCCGGACCTGCCCACGCCGGGCGAACAATCCGGTGCCGCCGCCACCGTGCAGTCGGTGCACAAGATCCTGTCCGGACTGAGTCAGGCCGCGGTGCTGCACGTCGACACCTCCCAGCTCGACGAGGCGTCGGTGCGGCGGTCCCTGCAACTCGTCCAGACCACCAGCCCGCACTTCGCGATCATGGCTTCGATCGATCTGGCGCGCCGGCAGATGGCGCTCGACGGCCGCACCCTGCTCGACGCCGCGCTGACCCGGGCGCGCGCAGCCGCGGAGCGGCTCACCGGGATCCCGGGCCTGACGGTGCTGCGACCGCACCATCTGGCCGGGCCCGGCACCGGTCTGTGCCAGCTCGACGAGACCAAGCTGCTGATCGGGACCGCCGCCCTGAACGCCGATGCGCGGCAGATCCTGGCCCGGCTCAACCACCTTCACGGCGTGCAGCCCGAACTCGCCGGAAGCGGACACATCCTGTGCATCAGCACCATCGGCAACACCGCACACGATTTCGACCGGCTGACAACGGCTTTCGCGGAAGTCTCGGTGCATTTCGGGCGACGCGACACCGGCCGGGCGCCGGCGTGGACCGCTGACCTGCTCGCGGTGCGGCCGGATGTGGTGCTGACGCCGCGCGAAGCATTCTTCGCCGACGCCGACAGGGTCGCGTTGGCCGACGCCGCCGGACGCATCGCCGCCGAGGCCATCACCCCCTACCCGCCCGGCATCCCGCTGGTCATGCCGGGCGAGCGGCTCGGGCAGGACGTCATCGACCTGCTGGTGGCGCTGCGCGCGGCGGGCAACCCGATCAGCGCGTCGGATCCGACGCTGACCGTCGTCACGACCGTGCGCTGACCTGTAACGGCGCTACGGCGCCCCGATGAGTGCGGTGAACGCCGCCTCCAGCACGGTCTGCAGTTCGCCGGGGTTCGCGTGTGCCAGCGTGCTCGTGCCGACGACGCTGCGCATCAGCAGCACACCAGAGATCGTCGACAGGATGGCTTCCCCACGCAGGTGTGCCCCCGGGCCCGCCAGTTGTCGGGTCAGTCGCCGGCCGACGTGGCGTTCGATGGCGTCGCGCACGATCTCGGTGGCACGGGGGTTCGAGAGGGAACGCAGCATG
This window contains:
- a CDS encoding zinc-dependent alcohol dehydrogenase family protein; the protein is MRAMVMDRIGGPLEIRTVPDPTPPHDGVVVDVRATGLCRSDWHAWAGHENLTLPHVPGHELAGVVESVGAGVTRWTVGDRVTVPFVCGCGRCAWCRSGNAQVCPRQEQPGFTYWGSFAEYVALPAADTNLVALPESVSFAAAASLGCRFATAYRALTGRAGLSKGEWLTVVGAGGVGLSAVMIGKALGANVIAIDRTPGALAAAEALGADHTLVVDSDDIAARVHEITGGGSHVGVDAVGNEAACACAILSLRRRGRHVQVGLLPPVHGHPRLPMDRVIAWEIDVLGSHGMGAADYPPMLAMIERGELRPQELIERTIGLEDAAAALPTFDTASPAGITIIDPRR
- a CDS encoding nitroreductase family deazaflavin-dependent oxidoreductase gives rise to the protein MGIPEVEPTAPSPLFKAGAKLMGTDAARRFLKRYGWRIDRAVIKLTNGHVSMSLVLPEVLLTHTGAKTGQQRSTPLTYFTDRGRVITIASNYGGERHPAWYHNVKAHPHVTLSARGYRGTFVAEEMTGAERDRLFDLAKRFVPNYADYERMAGGRRIPVVAFTETTFRPPAGPTCR
- a CDS encoding SRPBCC family protein; the encoded protein is MSDDNKVTVERSIDAPADAVFDVLSNPQRHPALDGSGFIRSVDHADRIQKVGEVFTMNMQGDHMGGEYKTDNHVSGYVKDKLLAWKTAPAGTEPPGWEWLWELEAQGPNETLVRHTYDWSKVTDKELLKKVKFPLVTEDQLSDTLARLAAETSSP
- a CDS encoding FKBP-type peptidyl-prolyl cis-trans isomerase — protein: MKFRSLPPSFTFAVCAVSIAALTACGSAPSSEAQAPACPTAAPESAGTPEWTLPGTTGSVAVTGSTDTAAPVVTVTPPFSVAETRVHTLQAGSGPVVADTATVSVCYMGVNGRDGSVFDSSYQRGTPVDFPLNSVVPGFQKAIAGQNVGSTVAVAMNSADGYPEGQPGAGILPGDSLVFAIKILDVTG
- a CDS encoding MurR/RpiR family transcriptional regulator, which gives rise to MDERGETVAARTNAALAWLSRAERRVGRALLADYPSAGLASAARLAERAEVSPPTVLRFAQSLGYDGFTDLQVALRAELTQQSSGPLTRLADAPPAGSPLDRLLHQARAQNACAEETLARLPAPMLEAAVALMADASRPLHLHGGRFSHLLAVYLAAHLEQLRPGVRLLSDPKGRDLGTMMDLTRRDVVVLFDYHRYHRSAAELAADVHRAGATLLLITDDMACPVAPDAEVVLAASSTVGTVYQSMSAGFLLTELLIPLVMDALGEAARTRMALWEERRRGEVLP
- a CDS encoding class II glutamine amidotransferase, with amino-acid sequence MCRLLGVASVLPTSVADTVGDSVLTDFLALTKIHGDGWGVASVCDADDTPRVEVSADSALDDPRFGTATKESARGSVVHLRWATNGLAVQPENSHPFAADGLAMAHNGSIKPIGALEALLEPSMAATLRGTTDSERYFALMRQHRPAAPDLVEAVRRTVAELRQIYPDASLNALMLGEGHLIAVHAHARSRLLDEDIEEISATDLPAEHLEDYFSLRIARPDEATVVIGSTGFGDLDWSPLPPESVAAVSLEDLSVTVVPIMAD
- a CDS encoding type I glutamate--ammonia ligase, which translates into the protein MGHPDLRAEGVAIVAGSVTDLAGVTRAKYVPASRLDAFARSGMGVSPSWSVFCVDSGIAFTPTIGVAGDLRIRIDPDDLRVVEDGVAWAPGSLNDQYGRPAPLCTRTLLARYERAAADRGLDVRMGAELECTMLAADGGPATTEAWSPYGIRTSLDRSAFLVDLAGAAERAGLPVEQLHTEYGHDQFEISLAPDTPVAAADAVILARIVLSRAAARHGLRISFSPVPFDGAAGNGAHLHLSLSDADGPLLSGGDGPRGLRTSGAAAVAGVLDTLPDLIGLYAGSAVSALRLKPGNWAGATACWGLENREAAVRFIAATPGNPHGANMELKLIDPSANPYLAAAGFLGSALRGIDRTLDLPEEIPENPAQSGVPTRPLPPAQREALDTMETSEAAAELLTPEVLDALVAVRRYECTTFGDLPPAQICDALRLAWTC
- a CDS encoding APC family permease encodes the protein MTSEAAETSEQPDQIPHRRLPFWVALALSVALVGPTLAMSGNGQGLIGTVGKSIPLVFLIGLVGVSLVGYSFVRLTRHLNHAGSAYGLVGGTIGPRTGFFSGFAMLGAYWGFSIGTLALTAAFVNSFIAALQPGSDNPYQVPWLLVVVIGAAISFLLSGRDIQLLAKILLAIEGIGILAMIVLVVAIFAKGGAPSTGIDFSVFSFSGGVSASAVLAGVVAAFLSWAGFEACASMGEETDDPKRNIPRALAGTLILTGVLFVVVMFAQVVGFGTDAAGLEAFQGSGNTLGDLGGTYIGQWFSLVIIFTAIVSAFGCHLATSATSGRMLYAFGRDGFGPKALAHIHADTGGPRRATWLVVVVALVVDLICGAIGWPDMGTGNPAIDTYFLFAVAGSVCLMVCYLLVEIAAAYFVGAPKFRSVHGGTGKVPGLALPLLGAVVIVTVLWFNVKDADSWSAAPLLGLYWCVLGLVIAVALSGIAKRVGESLAVELELAPRGAGAAEPTRPA
- a CDS encoding aspartate aminotransferase family protein — its product is MSTLYARDAAAIAGIEKLRFFPLEVQSGHGCTLTTPDGRELLDLSATWTASGLGHGHPAVVEAVSRAIRDAPGSGGLSAVHPDSVGLAEDLLALVPGEGERRVYLGHAGSDANDVALRACRHATGRRTVVAFEHSYHGGVGIAMGVSGVHVDAGAPADPDAVFLSYPNPFRPGPDGVEADVEACLALAEQHLGGGRVACLIVEPILSDGGLVVPPDGFLAQLHEVCRRHGVPMICDEVKMGLGRPGTLHAFEHDGVVPDIITFGKVIGGGLPLSAAVGPAEILDNPPAAALLTTAGNPVCAAAGRAVLKAIVDEGLVDNAATVGAALADSLRGLADSPGGDRIGDVRGRGLAIGVELVDPATGDRDPRLAAAVVYRAWELGAVVYYVGGNVLEITPPLVLTESQATQAAEILGAAIGDAAAGKVDAEEVAKYAGW
- a CDS encoding amidohydrolase family protein, which translates into the protein MPAGELQDVFDGIETQVPDGLADHLRTVTLIDHHVHGTFTEAVDRATFEFSINEGSNDPVPSWMTQFDSPLGLSIRRWCAPLLGLPPRADGEEYWKRRCEFGPDELATSMLPAAGVSRWIVDTGFKGDRITSHGRLAELAGGQSSEIVRLERVAEDLLEDGTAPEDFPDAMRAALARAADDPVVVGTKTIVAYRTGFDIDWSVPTDADVVTRARELLARPGAPRIDDPVLIAFGVHEAAAHGLPIQVHVGFGDRDLDLHRCDPLLLLPLLRSMPTVPVLLLHCYPFHRQAGYLAQAFDHVNFDVGLAINYLGPRSTGLVAEALDTAPFAKQLYSSDAFGPPELHVLGSVLWRRAMGLVLGEWARTGDCAEADAIRIVDMIGVSNAQRVYGL
- a CDS encoding aminotransferase class I/II-fold pyridoxal phosphate-dependent enzyme is translated as MGSDHTRAPLFASLREFVDRGQAPFYSPGHKGGRTLDPWLRENIAALDLNNLPDTDTLHCPEGPILEAERLIADAWGVPQSFVMVQGSTGGNIAVALTALRPDEPVLVARNAHKSVLAGLVQVGARPVWLEPRWDAEFGVAHGLDADVVERAFQTSGAKALWVLHPTYYGTTGDIAALAEVCRRYGARLLVDGAHSPHFAFHPDLPTPGEQSGAAATVQSVHKILSGLSQAAVLHVDTSQLDEASVRRSLQLVQTTSPHFAIMASIDLARRQMALDGRTLLDAALTRARAAAERLTGIPGLTVLRPHHLAGPGTGLCQLDETKLLIGTAALNADARQILARLNHLHGVQPELAGSGHILCISTIGNTAHDFDRLTTAFAEVSVHFGRRDTGRAPAWTADLLAVRPDVVLTPREAFFADADRVALADAAGRIAAEAITPYPPGIPLVMPGERLGQDVIDLLVALRAAGNPISASDPTLTVVTTVR